A window of Candidatus Dependentiae bacterium genomic DNA:
CCGTTTGTTATACCAAGTTTCTTAAGAAAGACTCTTAAAATTGTTAATTATACATATGATCCATCTAAATCTTTATCCAATCAGCCTTTTTATAATATGGATTCTAAAAATATAATAAGACGAGCTGATAATACTCCATTTTTAAAATATGCTTATTCTCCTGAGTATGAGTATGATCAGTCTGGCCATAGTGTTGATGAGTTTGGACCGATTACAATTCCACATGGTAATTATTGGGTTATGGGCGATAGTCGTAAAAACAGCAGAGATAGTAGATTTTGGGGCCTTCTTGATGAAAAATTAATTCATGGCAGAGCAAGCTTTATCATCTATTCTGTTGATAGTGAAGAAGCATTGTGGATTTTTGAGTTACTAAAACATCCAATAGATTTTTGGACAAAATCTGTTCGTTTAAATAGATTTTTTAAATGGATAAAATAAAATGAATAAAAATAAATTTTATGTAACAACTCCAATTTATTACGTTAATAGTAAGCCGCATCTTGGAACTTTGTATTCTACTTTAATTGCGGATACGGTTTCTCGTTGGAATAAAATTTTAGGCAAAAAAACATATTTTCTTACAGGTACCGATGAGCATGGTCAAAAAGTAGAAGAAGCCGCTGTAAAAAATAATTTAGAGCCTAAAAAATTTGTTGATACAATGATCCCTGCGTTTAAAAACGTATGGCAATTATTTGAACTTGAATATGATCAATTCATAAGAACAACAGATAAAAAACATGAACAAGCAGTTATAAAGATTTTAAATATTATGTATGAAAATGGTGATATTTATAAATCTACATATTCCGGCTGGTACTGTGTTCCGTGTGAAACATATGTAACAATAAATTCTGAAATAAAAAAAGATTCTGACGGTTGTTATCTTTGTCCATCATGCAATAGAAAATTAAAAGAGCTCCAAGAAGAAAGTTATTTTTTTAGACTTTCTGCTTATCAGGACAGACTATTGGAATTTTATGAAAAAAATCCTAATTTTATAACACCTAAAGAAAAATTAAACGAAGTAATTTCTTTTGTTAAATCGGGATTAAAAGATTTAAGTATTTCAAGAAAAAATATTAAGTGGGGTATCCAATTACCTTGGGATTCTACACATACGGCATATGTATGGACAGATGCATTAACAAATTATATCAGTGCTATTGGATTTGGCTCTGATAAAAAAGAAGACGAAAATTTATTTAATCAATTTTGGCCTGCAGATTTACAAGTTATGGCAAAAGATATTGTTAGATTTCATGCCGTATATTGGCCTTCTTTTTTGATGTCTGCCAATATTGTTTTGCCTAAAAAACTTTTGGTTCATGGTTATATTTTGACCGATGGAGCAAAAATGTCCAAATCTATGGGTAATGCAGCAGATCCTGTTGAACTTGCAAAATTATATGGTGTTGAACAAATTAGATATTATTTATTGCGTCAGATGCCAATAAATCAGGATGGCCATTTTGAAATAAAAGATCTTGAAAATAGAATTGCTTCAGATTTGGCAAATAATTTGGGAAATCTTTTAAATAGAACTTTAACTTTAGCTTTAAATAATAATTTGACTCAAGTTATGGCGCCGGATGTTTTAGAGGCAAAGACTATAGCATTAAAAACTAGATGTGAAGAAGCTTTTAGAATATTTTCCGATGAAATGAATCATTATAATTTTCATGTAGCTCTTTCTGAGTTATGGAAATTTATTTCAGATGTTAATGCCTTTTTCCATGATCAAAAGCCTTGGGCTTTAGTCAAGCAAGATAAAGAATTATTTGCAGAAGTTATTTATGCTGTATTACATAGCCTATACTCAATAGGGATTCTTTTATGGCCTGTAATGCCTAAAAAAATGGAAGAGCTTTTGACTTCTATTGGACATAATTTTGATTTGAATAATAATTATGAAATTGATTTAAGATCAAATATTTGGAATAAAAAATTTGTTTTGAAAAAATTGGATGGACAGTTATTTATAAGACCGGAGGGTACGGTGGATACCAATAAGGCTGATCTTTTAAAAAAAGAGGAGACAAATGTAGTAGATGATTTTATAACCATCGATGACTTTGCAAAAGTAAAATTAGTTGTGGGGACTATTTTGGAATGTGAGC
This region includes:
- the metG gene encoding methionine--tRNA ligase, producing MNKNKFYVTTPIYYVNSKPHLGTLYSTLIADTVSRWNKILGKKTYFLTGTDEHGQKVEEAAVKNNLEPKKFVDTMIPAFKNVWQLFELEYDQFIRTTDKKHEQAVIKILNIMYENGDIYKSTYSGWYCVPCETYVTINSEIKKDSDGCYLCPSCNRKLKELQEESYFFRLSAYQDRLLEFYEKNPNFITPKEKLNEVISFVKSGLKDLSISRKNIKWGIQLPWDSTHTAYVWTDALTNYISAIGFGSDKKEDENLFNQFWPADLQVMAKDIVRFHAVYWPSFLMSANIVLPKKLLVHGYILTDGAKMSKSMGNAADPVELAKLYGVEQIRYYLLRQMPINQDGHFEIKDLENRIASDLANNLGNLLNRTLTLALNNNLTQVMAPDVLEAKTIALKTRCEEAFRIFSDEMNHYNFHVALSELWKFISDVNAFFHDQKPWALVKQDKELFAEVIYAVLHSLYSIGILLWPVMPKKMEELLTSIGHNFDLNNNYEIDLRSNIWNKKFVLKKLDGQLFIRPEGTVDTNKADLLKKEETNVVDDFITIDDFAKVKLVVGTILECE